A single region of the Candidatus Binataceae bacterium genome encodes:
- a CDS encoding N-acyl homoserine lactonase family protein has product MAVRLRPMLCGWLEAEARALLKNEPGRLKLPIPSFLIEHPKGRVVFDTGLHRDLQSGGERLGGLAKVFNIYYKPGEDLGARLRAFDTDPAKVDFVINSHLHFDHVGGNADLPNAKLIVQRKEWEAASDPEQVKRNGYNRADFDLGHQLKLVDGEHDVFGDGTVVCVPSYGHTAGHQSLRVRLEGAEVLLTADSCYTRKVLEEMVLPPFADSYDAMREVIERFRKMQSAGTKLIFGHDPGQWRDDALTVPLA; this is encoded by the coding sequence ATGGCAGTTCGTCTTCGTCCGATGCTGTGCGGCTGGCTCGAGGCCGAGGCCCGGGCGCTCCTTAAGAACGAGCCCGGCCGGCTCAAGCTTCCGATTCCGAGTTTTCTAATCGAGCATCCGAAGGGCAGGGTGGTCTTCGACACCGGCCTTCATCGCGATTTGCAGTCGGGCGGCGAGCGCCTCGGCGGACTCGCCAAGGTGTTTAACATTTACTACAAACCTGGCGAGGACCTGGGCGCGCGCCTGCGCGCCTTCGACACCGATCCGGCCAAGGTCGATTTCGTAATCAACTCGCATTTGCATTTCGATCACGTCGGCGGCAATGCCGATCTGCCCAACGCCAAGCTGATTGTCCAGCGCAAGGAATGGGAAGCGGCGAGCGATCCCGAACAGGTAAAGCGCAACGGCTACAATCGCGCCGACTTCGATCTCGGGCATCAGCTCAAGCTGGTCGACGGCGAGCACGACGTGTTCGGCGACGGCACCGTCGTATGCGTGCCGAGCTACGGCCACACCGCGGGGCATCAGTCGCTGCGGGTCAGGCTCGAGGGCGCCGAAGTCCTGCTCACCGCGGATTCCTGCTACACGCGCAAGGTTCTCGAAGAGATGGTGCTGCCGCCGTTCGCGGACAGCTACGACGCGATGCGCGAAGTGATCGAGCGTTTCCGCAAGATGCAGAGCGCCGGCACCAAACTGATATTCGGACACGATCCCGGGCAATGGCGCGATGACGCCCTGACTGTTCCGCTCGCATGA
- a CDS encoding TIGR03564 family F420-dependent LLM class oxidoreductase: protein MRIGLIAGGPRDTLAELLADAKKAHADGLASYWISPNSGVDVLTAVAVIGHSVPDLELGASVDPSFLRHPMHLAVQASTVQQAVNGRLVLNIAPPMPRNRQSFSGYIYEQPLSHTRRVVTVLRQLLKGEALDDQGRSMAIRGRIEAPIVAPPILVSAFKSRMLKFAGSSADGVVTWMVGHKTLASYVVPRVRLAATQNFRGAPRIMAAVAVCVTDDPSTAIETARGALEDYGALATYRAMLDREGVLAPHDLMVAGDEDEVKDGLLKFADAGATDLLVVELCPDAESAKRTRKLLTSIIHSNRRRRAEIVA, encoded by the coding sequence ATGCGTATTGGACTGATTGCGGGCGGACCACGCGACACATTGGCAGAGCTGCTGGCCGACGCCAAAAAGGCTCACGCCGACGGCCTCGCGAGTTACTGGATTTCACCCAACTCCGGCGTTGACGTGCTGACCGCGGTCGCGGTCATCGGACATTCGGTGCCCGACCTGGAGCTCGGCGCTTCGGTCGATCCTTCCTTCCTGCGCCATCCGATGCATCTTGCCGTGCAGGCATCAACGGTACAACAAGCTGTCAACGGGCGGCTGGTGCTCAACATCGCTCCGCCGATGCCGCGCAATCGGCAGAGCTTCTCCGGGTATATATATGAGCAGCCGCTGAGCCATACGCGACGGGTCGTCACCGTGCTGCGCCAGTTGCTCAAAGGCGAGGCGCTCGATGACCAGGGCCGCTCGATGGCGATCCGCGGCAGAATCGAGGCCCCGATCGTCGCGCCGCCTATCCTCGTGTCGGCGTTCAAATCACGCATGCTCAAATTCGCCGGCAGCTCGGCCGACGGCGTCGTAACCTGGATGGTCGGGCACAAGACGCTCGCAAGCTACGTGGTGCCGCGCGTGAGGCTGGCAGCAACGCAGAACTTCCGCGGCGCGCCACGAATCATGGCGGCCGTCGCGGTGTGCGTGACTGATGATCCATCGACGGCGATCGAGACCGCACGCGGCGCGCTCGAGGACTACGGCGCGTTGGCAACGTATCGTGCGATGCTCGATCGCGAAGGCGTGCTGGCGCCGCACGATCTGATGGTCGCAGGCGACGAGGATGAGGTAAAAGATGGCCTGCTCAAATTCGCCGACGCAGGTGCAACCGATCTACTGGTGGTAGAGCTATGCCCCGACGCCGAGTCCGCAAAGCGCACCCGCAAGCTGCTGACCTCGATAATCCACTCCAACCGCCGCCGCCGCGCCGAAATCGTCGCGTAG
- a CDS encoding amidohydrolase family protein, whose product MASTPIRVISADSHMTEPENLWTDRLDKKYGDRAPRVIRSEAKGQYLFVAPDISPFPVAGGFAAGRSGDELKEFMRRADKDEGYKAARPSGWDPVERLKDQDVDGVQAEILYTTLGMPLFGLHDSELQRACFRVYNDWVAEFARHDPRRLHAIALVSLEDIEAGAKELERAAKIGLKGAMIWGSPPKERPYWQKSYDRFWSAAQELEMPLSLHVITGKKPPRAKEEREKVRSEDPGFIRGYMNILHEVQRSLTDIICGGVLMRFPRLKIVSAENDSGWIPHYMYRLDHAFEKFGTLMREPLDMKPSEYIRRNLWATFQDDPIGPMLFRYFGEDNFMWASDFPHTDSTWPHSQEVIARDFADVPAAVKQKIICGNAANLYRIPLN is encoded by the coding sequence ATGGCATCGACACCAATTCGCGTGATCTCGGCCGACTCGCACATGACCGAGCCGGAAAACTTGTGGACTGATCGCCTCGACAAGAAGTATGGCGACCGCGCGCCGCGCGTGATCAGGAGCGAAGCGAAGGGGCAGTACCTGTTCGTCGCTCCTGACATCTCGCCTTTCCCGGTTGCGGGCGGCTTCGCTGCCGGCCGCAGCGGCGATGAGCTCAAGGAGTTCATGCGCCGCGCCGATAAGGACGAGGGCTACAAGGCAGCGCGTCCCAGCGGATGGGACCCGGTCGAACGCCTGAAGGATCAGGACGTCGATGGAGTGCAGGCTGAGATTCTGTACACGACTCTCGGCATGCCGCTCTTCGGGCTGCATGATTCCGAATTGCAGCGCGCATGCTTTCGCGTTTACAACGATTGGGTCGCGGAATTTGCGCGGCACGATCCTCGGCGCCTGCACGCGATCGCGCTCGTGTCGCTCGAAGATATCGAGGCAGGAGCGAAGGAGCTCGAGCGCGCGGCGAAGATCGGGCTCAAGGGCGCAATGATCTGGGGCTCGCCGCCGAAAGAGCGGCCCTACTGGCAGAAGAGTTACGATCGCTTCTGGTCGGCGGCGCAGGAACTCGAGATGCCGCTGTCGCTACACGTGATCACCGGTAAGAAACCGCCGCGCGCCAAGGAAGAGCGCGAAAAGGTCCGCAGCGAAGATCCCGGCTTTATCCGCGGCTACATGAACATACTGCATGAAGTGCAGCGCTCGTTAACCGACATCATCTGCGGGGGCGTGCTGATGCGCTTTCCGCGCCTCAAGATCGTTTCGGCCGAAAACGACAGCGGCTGGATCCCGCACTACATGTATCGGCTCGACCACGCGTTCGAGAAATTCGGCACTCTTATGCGCGAGCCGCTCGACATGAAGCCCAGCGAGTATATCCGACGCAACCTGTGGGCGACGTTCCAGGACGATCCGATTGGTCCGATGCTGTTCCGCTACTTCGGCGAAGACAATTTCATGTGGGCCTCGGACTTCCCGCACACCGATTCGACGTGGCCACATTCGCAGGAAGTAATTGCGCGCGACTTCGCGGACGTGCCAGCCGCAGTGAAGCAAAAGATCATCTGCGGCAACGCCGCCAACCTGTACCGCATCCCGTTGAACTAG
- a CDS encoding amidohydrolase family protein, giving the protein MPMLDLIIRNGTVIDGTGMPRYRADVGIADGKIAAIGRINENAKETIDADGHIVSPGLIDAHTHMDAQVFWDALGTCSCWHGVTSVVMGNCGFSLAPCSEKDKLLVMRNLERAEDISPDAMEAGIKWSWTTFAEYLNAVDGLPKGINYAAYMGHSALRTYVMGQRAFEERATTEDLDMMRQELRDAIKAGAIGFTTSRTSNHQTPDGKPVASRIADWNEVKQLVGVMGDLGAGIFEIAGEDTGAQGERLEDYLKRLKSLAVDTSVPVTFGMFSSRRAPGYWRRYFEMADQAVADGGRMFIQVHSRSLNVLLSFETILPFDRLPAWREIRKLPLAEQEAALRNPETRRALVAAASERPENAEKAVGAEARYPNFKWVFPLVRPTPPHRSIAELADATGKNPVEVMIDLALERNLKLFFMQTLVNEDQDHVLEMMRNPRSVVTFSDSGAHVSQIMDSSLQTHVLAHWVREKQALTLEQAIRLLSFVPAYHWGLKGRGALREGNFADVIVFDPDKITPQLPELTHDLPAGAKRLKQKADGLKATVVNGQVVLRNNEHTGNLPGKLLRGPLANA; this is encoded by the coding sequence TCGCAACGGAACCGTTATCGATGGCACCGGGATGCCGCGTTATCGCGCCGACGTCGGAATCGCGGACGGCAAGATCGCCGCGATCGGCAGGATCAACGAGAACGCCAAAGAAACCATCGACGCCGACGGTCATATCGTGTCGCCGGGCCTCATCGACGCGCATACGCATATGGATGCGCAGGTCTTCTGGGACGCGCTCGGCACCTGCTCATGCTGGCATGGCGTGACTTCGGTCGTGATGGGCAACTGCGGATTCTCGCTCGCACCGTGCAGCGAAAAAGACAAGCTGCTCGTGATGCGCAACCTCGAGCGCGCCGAGGACATTTCGCCCGACGCGATGGAGGCCGGCATCAAGTGGTCGTGGACGACATTCGCCGAATACCTGAACGCGGTTGATGGGCTGCCCAAGGGCATCAACTACGCGGCGTACATGGGACACTCCGCGCTGCGAACCTACGTGATGGGTCAGCGCGCGTTCGAAGAGCGCGCCACGACCGAAGACCTCGACATGATGCGCCAGGAGTTGCGCGACGCGATCAAGGCCGGCGCGATCGGCTTCACCACCTCACGCACCAGCAACCATCAGACGCCAGACGGCAAGCCCGTCGCCAGCCGAATCGCCGACTGGAACGAAGTGAAGCAGCTCGTCGGCGTGATGGGTGACCTCGGCGCCGGCATTTTCGAGATCGCCGGCGAGGATACTGGCGCCCAGGGCGAACGCCTCGAAGACTATCTCAAGCGGCTCAAGTCTCTGGCCGTCGATACGAGCGTGCCGGTGACGTTCGGCATGTTCAGCTCGCGCCGCGCTCCCGGCTACTGGCGCCGATATTTCGAGATGGCCGATCAGGCGGTCGCCGACGGCGGCCGGATGTTCATCCAGGTGCATAGCCGTTCACTGAACGTGCTGCTCTCCTTCGAGACGATCCTGCCGTTCGATCGGCTCCCGGCGTGGCGCGAGATCCGCAAGCTCCCGCTGGCAGAGCAGGAAGCCGCGTTGCGCAATCCCGAGACACGGCGCGCGCTCGTCGCGGCCGCATCGGAGCGCCCCGAGAATGCTGAGAAAGCAGTGGGCGCCGAAGCTCGCTATCCGAATTTCAAGTGGGTGTTTCCGCTCGTTCGCCCGACGCCGCCGCATCGCTCAATCGCCGAGCTCGCGGACGCGACCGGCAAGAATCCCGTCGAGGTGATGATCGATCTTGCGCTCGAGCGGAATCTGAAGCTCTTCTTCATGCAGACCCTCGTCAATGAGGACCAGGACCACGTGCTCGAGATGATGCGCAATCCGCGCTCGGTGGTGACGTTCTCCGACTCGGGCGCGCATGTGTCGCAGATCATGGATTCGTCACTGCAGACGCACGTGCTCGCACATTGGGTTCGCGAGAAGCAGGCGCTCACGCTAGAGCAGGCGATCCGTCTCCTGAGCTTCGTGCCCGCGTATCATTGGGGGCTCAAGGGACGCGGCGCGTTGCGCGAGGGCAACTTCGCCGATGTGATCGTATTCGATCCGGACAAGATCACGCCGCAGCTTCCCGAGCTCACGCACGATCTGCCGGCCGGCGCGAAGCGCCTCAAGCAGAAGGCCGACGGCCTCAAGGCGACCGTTGTCAACGGCCAGGTCGTGCTGCGCAACAACGAGCACACGGGCAATCTGCCGGGCAAGCTGCTGCGCGGTCCCCTCGCAAACGCATAA